One genomic segment of Mytilus trossulus isolate FHL-02 chromosome 4, PNRI_Mtr1.1.1.hap1, whole genome shotgun sequence includes these proteins:
- the LOC134716465 gene encoding ankyrin repeat domain-containing protein 34A-like, which produces MSAKNCLKSMVKRWKKKALATKCGLNDDEQLVFKAISEGKFRLARILIERNVNVNCTDNDDRTPLITVCRLKNIQIKEKDRLRFVKFLLNQEGTVLNSTDVFGKQALDYASENKLQPVVTVIADTIENIFDNVLFGF; this is translated from the coding sequence ATGTCTGCAAAGAACTGCCTAAAATCTATGGTAAAAAGATGGAAGAAGAAAGCTTTAGCTACTAAATGTGGTTTGAATGATGATGAACAGTTAGTTTTTAAAGCAATTTCTGAAGGAAAATTTAGACTTGCCAGAATTCTTATTGAAAGAAACGTTAATGTTAACTGTACAGATAATGATGATAGAACTCCGTTGATTACTGTATGTAGACttaaaaatatccaaataaaagaaaaagacagaTTACGATTTGTAAAATTCCTACTTAATCAAGAAGGAACAGTGCTGAATTCTACTGATGTGTTTGGAAAACAAGCTTTAGATTATGCCagtgaaaataaattacaaccTGTTGTGACAGTTATTGCTGATACTATAGAAAACATTTTTGATAATGTGCTGTTCGGATTTTGA